The DNA window TAAGTTTCCAATTCTTCTTGATGTTTATACATATTGTAATAAAGCTCTTTTTTAGAGTATAATTCATTATGTTTTCCACTTTCAATAACTTTTCCCTTATCCATAACATAGATACAATCAGCATTTTTAATAGCTGGTAGTCTATGACTAATATAGATAACAGTTTTTTCTTTAGATAAAGAATAAATAATATTTAAAATAATTTCTTCAGATTCAATATCTATATTTGAAGTTGCTTCATCAAATATGTAAACAGAGGCATCATATAGTAAAGCTCTTGCAAGTGCCACCCTTTGAGCCTGTCCACCAGATAGATTTTTTCCTTGACTTTCTAAACTTGTATCAAGTCCCTTATTTTTTGAGAAAATATCCCATAGTTTAACTTTTTTAAGAACTTCTATCATAGTTTCATCACTTAAATTTTCATTAGCCATAGTTAAGTTTTCTCTAACTGTTCCAGAAAATATATGTGAATCATGAGTAATTTTTAAAATATTTTTAATTTTATCCTCTATCTTTATATTTTGTATATCAATATCATCAACAAAAATTTCATTTTCCTTAGATTTTAATTCTCCAGATAAAACAGAAACTAATGTAGATTTTCCACAACCAGAATGACCTACAACAGCTGTTAGATTTCCCTTTTTAAAAGTCATATCTATATCTTTTAAAGATTGAGTACCATCTGGATATGAGAAATTTAACTTAGAAACTTTAATTTCATTTTCATTTTTAAATTCTTTATTTCCATTATTATTGCTTTCAGGTGAATCAACAAAAGAAATAATATTCTCTGCTGCTGAAACTCCAGTCATAGCAACATGGAAAAGTGAAGTCAATGTTCTCATTGGGATAAAAAATTCAGGTGCTAACATAAATATAAATAACATAGGGAATAAGCCTAAACTTCCATTTAAGAATAATTTAATAGAAGTTATTATTGCAAGTATAGTACCAGCATAGATAATCCAGTTAATCACTGCAATAGATAGAAGCTGCATTTTTAAAACTCTCATAGTTTCAACTCTGAATTCTTCTGACATCTTAGCTATTTCTTCTTCTCTTTTTTCGTCTGTTCCATACAATTTAAGAGTTGTTAGACCTTGTAAACTATCTAAAAATAAAGTTCCAACATTCATATATTTTGCAAAATATTTTTTTTGAATTTTTTTAACCTTATTTAAAATAATATACAGTGATAAAGGAATAGCTAAAGAAAATCCAAGTAAAATAAAGGCAATTTTTAAATTAAAATATGCTATTGAGAAAAATAAAATAAAACTAGAAACAATACAATAGAAAAACTGAGTTAAGAAGCCTCCAAAATAAACTTCAAGTTGTTCTACATTGTCAACTGATAAATGTATCAGTTCCTGTGTTTTAAAAAGTTGTGAGTAAGCTAAACCAAGTTTTAAAGTTTTTTCAAATATAAGTTTTCTTAGATTTCTCTTTACATCAACAACTAAATTTCCTAACATATATGCAACTTTAATTGTTGAGAATTGTCTTACAAAAACTATAATCAATATTGAAATCATTATATGGCTATAGGAAAATGAAAAATCTCTATTGATTAAACTTACTAATAAAAAAGCAAAGATTGAATAAAAAAATATATTGGCAATAAGCTTTACACAGGATAAAAAAGTTGTTATTGATATATATTTTTTTATATTTCCTGAAAAATTATATAATCTCTTATCAATCATAATAGATTAATCCTTTCTAAAAAATATTTTATATATAGAAAAAAGTTCATTACTAGCCAGATTTCTTAACAGCTAAAAATTAAGAATTCACTGCAAATTTGACAAACTTGCTGACAAGTCAGCTTCAAACAAGTCAAGATTTGCTCGGCTCATTCTATTTAATTTTTATCTTAAAATCTGGAATGTAACTCACTTATTTTTCTATACAGTGTTTTTCTTTATAAGGTAAATTTAAAAAGGATTATTTTATTTGTCAATAAAAATTTTTTAAAATAAAATTATTTATTATACATTCAAGAAATTCCTAAGCGTTCAGATAAAAAATAATTAAAATATAAGTAAAATAGATAAGTTAAAGTATATGATGAAAAGTTTTTAATTGACAATAAATGAAAAATAATATATAATAGTAATTACTGTTTAATACAACTTAACAAAATTTAATGTACATAATATGAGAGGAGGAGTATGAAAAAAGTAGTAGCATCTATTTTTCTAGTTTTAAATGTCTTATCTTTTTCAGATTCTTTTAATGAAAATGAAGATGAAAGAACAATTTTAAAGCAAGAACATAGGTTTGAGCAAGAAAGATTGCAGAAAGAATTTCAAAAAAGAGAAGAATACTTAAATCAATTAAAATCAGAAAAACAAGAAACTTCAACAAATGAGATTAAATTCCATATATCTGAGATAAACTTAGATGATAAAGAAAGCCTATTAAATGAAATAGAAAAAGAAAATATACTAGGAAAGTATTTAAATAAAGATTTAGGAAGTACAGATATAACTAACTTAGTTACAGATTTAACTAATAGATTAATAGCAAAAGGATATATTACATCAGTTGCAACTATTTCTGAGGATAATGATTTAAGTACAAAAACTTTAAATTTAAAAATAGTTCCAGGGAAAATAGAAAAAATAATACTTAATGAAGATAAAGGCTTTGATAATTTTAAGAAAGCTTTTTTAGTTTCTACTAAAGAAGGAAAAGTATTAAATATTAGAGATTTAGATACAACAACAGAGAATTTTAATTATCTTGAAGCAAATAATATGACTATGGAAATTATACCAAGCGAAATTCCAAACCATTCAATAGTAAAATTAAAAAATGAAATGAAAGATAAGTTTACTGTATCAGTGCTTACAAATAACTATGGAGAAGATAGACAAAACGCCATTTGGAGAGGTGGAGTATCAATTAATATAGATAGTCCCTTAGGAATTGGCGATAGAGTCTATTTTTCATATACAACAGTTCATAAAAAGAAAGCAGATAGAAGTTGGAAAAAAGCAACAGAAAGTCTAAAACCTGGAGAAATAGCGCCAATAGGTCCAAAGGGATATGATCCAAGAAAAGATAGTTTACCATATAAAAGAGATTTAGACCTATATAATTTTAGGTATACTTTAAAATTTAATTCATATACTTTATCATTAGGCTCAAATAGAACAGAAAATACAAGTAGTTTCTATACAGCAAATACAGTTTATGATATGGAAACAATGAGTAATACTTTTTCAGTTAATTTAGATAAAGTTCTATTAAGAGATCAAAAAAGTAAATTAACTTTTGGAATGGGGTTAAAAAGGAAACATAACCAAAGCTATATAGAAGAAGCTCTTTTATCAGATAGAATCCTTACAATAGGAGATATTTCTTTAAATGGAACAACAACATTTTATGGGGGATTGTTAGGTGCTTCTTTAGGGTATGAAAGAGGAATGAGGGCTCTTGGTGCTGAAAAAGATAAAAATAAAGGAATAAGAAACCCAAAAGCAGAGTTTATGAAATATACATTAAATACTAATTACTATAAGCCTTTAACTCAAAAGTTGGTATATAGATTTAATACAACTCTTACTCATTCAAATGATGTTCTTTATGGTTCAGAGAAACATTCAATAGGTGGAGTAGGAAGTGTTGGAGGCTACCATAGAACTGGAAATATACAAGGTGATAAAGCTGTAGAAATAGAAAATGAATTATCATATAGAGTATTAGATTCAGAAAAATTTGGAAAATTAAGTCCTTATTTAAGTTATTCATATGGTAAAGTAAGAAACAATAAAAATAGCTCAGTGTATAGAAAAGGATATATGTCAGGTGCTTTACTAGGTTTAAGATACAATATGAAATATTTAGATTTAGATGTAGCTTATACAAAGCCTTTAGCTCGTTCAAACTATTTAAAACCTAAGAATAGAGAAATATATTTTAGTGCAACATTAAAAATTAAGTTTTAATTGGAGGTAATAGATGAGAAATAAAGTTTTTAGAAAATTCATAACAATAATTTTTTTACTGATATATAATATAGAGATATTTGCAGCTAATTTAGTTGTGGATCCAAATTCAAAAAATAATACAAAGCTTGATAAATCTGCTAATGGTGTACCAATTGTAAATATATCAACACCTAATAAAAATGGAATAAGTATCAATGATTTTAGTGAATACAATATAGGAAAAGAAGGACAAATAATAAATAATGCTGATAATGTAGGAAGAAGTCATCTTGGTGGTCTAGTAAATGCCAATCCAAACTTAGCGCCTAATCAAGCAGCAAATTTAGTAATTTTTCAAGTTAATGGTTCTAATCGTTCTCAAATAGAAGGGTATTTAGAAGCATTGAGTAGACAAAAAATTGATGTTATCTTAAGTAATGAAAATGGCATATATATCAATAATGGAGGAACTATTAATGTTAAAAACTTTACAGTAACAACAGGTAAAGTTAATTTAAAAGATGGAGACTTTATTGGAATAGATGTTGAAAGAGGTAACATAGTTATAGGTCCTAAAGGAATGGATGGGACTAATACCAATTATGTTGAATTAATAGCAAAGACATTGGAATTAAGAGGAAATGTAGTAACTAATAATTTAAAGGTAGTTACAGGTTCTAATAAAATTGATAAAAAAGGAAATATTAAAGAAAAAAGTAATGTTAATGGAGATATTGCAATAGATGCTAGAAATTTGGGAGGGATGTATGCAAATACAATAAAAATAATAAGTACAGATAAGGGAGCAGGAGTAAATTCTGATGCCTTTATTGTGTCTAAAAATAGTAAGTTAGAAATAACTGCTGATGGAAAAATAAAAGTAAATAAAATACAAGGTAAAGGAATTGATATTAAGGGAAAAGAATATGAACAAAAAGATTTAGCATATTCTGACGAAGGAATATCAATAAATGCAAATAAAATTAAACTATCTGGAACAGGAACACAAGCAAATAAACAAATTAATTTAAATGGAACAGTTGAAAATAATGCAATAATATATACAAAAGAAGGAATAAGAACAAAGGATTTAACAAACACTGGGACAATACAAGCGATTAAAAATATTGAAGTAGAGAATTTGATAAATAAAGGAGAAATTTTAACAAATTCAAATTTTACAGCAAAAGATATAAATTCAAAAAAATTAGTAGCTTTGAATGGAATATCAGTAAATAATTTAATAAATACAGAAAAAGTTCTGACTAATAAAGAATTAAAAATAAATGGAAGTCTTAAAAATAATGGAGATATTCAAGTATTAGATGATATTTCAATAAAAGAGAATGGTCTAAATAAAGGAAATATACTAACTAATGGCTTTTTCATATCTAAAGATTTAAAAAATGAAAAAGTCTTAAGCGCAAAAAAAGGTATAGCTGTAAATAAATTAGAAAATAGTGGAAAAATAGTAACAGAAAAAAAATTAGATATATCTTCATCATTAATAAATAGTGGTGCAATAGAAGCTGAGGGCAATATAAAAGTAATAGAAAATGTATTAAATACTGGAGATATATTAACAAATGGAAGCTTCTTAGCAAAAGATACCAAAACAACAAAAAGTTTAGTAGTTAAAGAAGGAATAACAGTAAATAACTTAGAAAGTAAAGGAATAGTAGCCACAAATAAAGAACTTAATATAAATGGAAGATTAGAAAACTCAGGAAATATACAAGCTATAGATAAAATAGGTGTTTTAGAAAATGTATTAAATAGTGGTGAAATTTTAACTAATGGCTCGTTTACAGCAAAAGATATAAGTTCAAAAAAATTGGTAGCTTTAAAAGGTATATCAGCAAATAATTTAGATAGTACTGAAATATTAGTAACAAAAGAAAATTTAAATATAGCTGGAAATTTTGAAAATAAAGGGAAAGTTTCTACAAATAAATCTTTAAATATAGGTGGAAGATTAGAAAATATTGGAGATATACAAGCATTAGATAATATTTCAGTTAAAGAAAATACTTTAAATAGTGGAAATATATTAACTAATGGCTTTTTCACATCTAAAGATTTAAAAAATGAAAAAGTTTTAAGTGCAAAAGATAGTATAACTGTAAATAAATTAGAAAATAGTGGAAAAATAGTAACAGGAAAAGATTTAGTAGTAAAAGATAATTTGCTAAATACTTCTAAGATAGAAGCTATAGGAAATATAAAAGTATCAGAGAATGTATTAAATACTGGGGATATACTAACAAATGGACATTTTTCAGCGAAAGATACCAAAACAACAAAAAGTTTAGTAGCAAAAGAAGGAATAACAGTAGATAACTTAGGTAATGATGGAATAATTACAACAAGTGGAAATTTAAATATAACTGGAGATTTTAAAAATAAAACTCAAGTCTTAACTAATAAGGAATTAAATGTAAAAGGGAAATTAGAAAATTTAGGAAATATACAAGCTATAGATAAAATAAGTGTTTTAGAAAATGTATTAAATACTGGTGAAATTTTAACTAATGGAAAATTTACAGCAAAAGATATAAGTTCAAAAAAATTGGTAGCTTTAAAAGGAATATCAGTAAATAATTTAACAAACACTGAAACAATTGCAACAAATGAAAAGTTAGATATAGCTCGAAATTTTGAAAATAAAGGGAAAGTTTCTACAAATAAATCTTTAAATATAGGTGGAAGATTAGAAAATATTGGAGATATACAAGCATTAGATAATATTTCAGTTAAAGAGAATACTCTAAATAAAGGAAATATATTAACTAATGGCTATTTCATATCTAAAGATTTAAAAAATGAAAAAGTCTTAAGCGCAAAAAGTAGTATTGATGTAAATAAGTTAGAAAATAGTGGAAAAATAGTAACAGGAAAAGAATTAGAAGTAAAAGATAATTTAATAAATACTTCTAAGATAGAAGCTATAGGAAATATAAAGGTAACAAAAAATGTATTAAATACTGGAGATATATTAACAAATGGAAGTTTTTTAGCAAAAGATACCAAAAC is part of the Fusobacterium nucleatum genome and encodes:
- a CDS encoding ShlB/FhaC/HecB family hemolysin secretion/activation protein; the encoded protein is MKKVVASIFLVLNVLSFSDSFNENEDERTILKQEHRFEQERLQKEFQKREEYLNQLKSEKQETSTNEIKFHISEINLDDKESLLNEIEKENILGKYLNKDLGSTDITNLVTDLTNRLIAKGYITSVATISEDNDLSTKTLNLKIVPGKIEKIILNEDKGFDNFKKAFLVSTKEGKVLNIRDLDTTTENFNYLEANNMTMEIIPSEIPNHSIVKLKNEMKDKFTVSVLTNNYGEDRQNAIWRGGVSINIDSPLGIGDRVYFSYTTVHKKKADRSWKKATESLKPGEIAPIGPKGYDPRKDSLPYKRDLDLYNFRYTLKFNSYTLSLGSNRTENTSSFYTANTVYDMETMSNTFSVNLDKVLLRDQKSKLTFGMGLKRKHNQSYIEEALLSDRILTIGDISLNGTTTFYGGLLGASLGYERGMRALGAEKDKNKGIRNPKAEFMKYTLNTNYYKPLTQKLVYRFNTTLTHSNDVLYGSEKHSIGGVGSVGGYHRTGNIQGDKAVEIENELSYRVLDSEKFGKLSPYLSYSYGKVRNNKNSSVYRKGYMSGALLGLRYNMKYLDLDVAYTKPLARSNYLKPKNREIYFSATLKIKF
- a CDS encoding ABC transporter ATP-binding protein/permease codes for the protein MIDKRLYNFSGNIKKYISITTFLSCVKLIANIFFYSIFAFLLVSLINRDFSFSYSHIMISILIIVFVRQFSTIKVAYMLGNLVVDVKRNLRKLIFEKTLKLGLAYSQLFKTQELIHLSVDNVEQLEVYFGGFLTQFFYCIVSSFILFFSIAYFNLKIAFILLGFSLAIPLSLYIILNKVKKIQKKYFAKYMNVGTLFLDSLQGLTTLKLYGTDEKREEEIAKMSEEFRVETMRVLKMQLLSIAVINWIIYAGTILAIITSIKLFLNGSLGLFPMLFIFMLAPEFFIPMRTLTSLFHVAMTGVSAAENIISFVDSPESNNNGNKEFKNENEIKVSKLNFSYPDGTQSLKDIDMTFKKGNLTAVVGHSGCGKSTLVSVLSGELKSKENEIFVDDIDIQNIKIEDKIKNILKITHDSHIFSGTVRENLTMANENLSDETMIEVLKKVKLWDIFSKNKGLDTSLESQGKNLSGGQAQRVALARALLYDASVYIFDEATSNIDIESEEIILNIIYSLSKEKTVIYISHRLPAIKNADCIYVMDKGKVIESGKHNELYSKKELYYNMYKHQEELETYLTKRGEKYEKSVNF
- a CDS encoding filamentous hemagglutinin N-terminal domain-containing protein, with the translated sequence MRNKVFRKFITIIFLLIYNIEIFAANLVVDPNSKNNTKLDKSANGVPIVNISTPNKNGISINDFSEYNIGKEGQIINNADNVGRSHLGGLVNANPNLAPNQAANLVIFQVNGSNRSQIEGYLEALSRQKIDVILSNENGIYINNGGTINVKNFTVTTGKVNLKDGDFIGIDVERGNIVIGPKGMDGTNTNYVELIAKTLELRGNVVTNNLKVVTGSNKIDKKGNIKEKSNVNGDIAIDARNLGGMYANTIKIISTDKGAGVNSDAFIVSKNSKLEITADGKIKVNKIQGKGIDIKGKEYEQKDLAYSDEGISINANKIKLSGTGTQANKQINLNGTVENNAIIYTKEGIRTKDLTNTGTIQAIKNIEVENLINKGEILTNSNFTAKDINSKKLVALNGISVNNLINTEKVLTNKELKINGSLKNNGDIQVLDDISIKENGLNKGNILTNGFFISKDLKNEKVLSAKKGIAVNKLENSGKIVTEKKLDISSSLINSGAIEAEGNIKVIENVLNTGDILTNGSFLAKDTKTTKSLVVKEGITVNNLESKGIVATNKELNINGRLENSGNIQAIDKIGVLENVLNSGEILTNGSFTAKDISSKKLVALKGISANNLDSTEILVTKENLNIAGNFENKGKVSTNKSLNIGGRLENIGDIQALDNISVKENTLNSGNILTNGFFTSKDLKNEKVLSAKDSITVNKLENSGKIVTGKDLVVKDNLLNTSKIEAIGNIKVSENVLNTGDILTNGHFSAKDTKTTKSLVAKEGITVDNLGNDGIITTSGNLNITGDFKNKTQVLTNKELNVKGKLENLGNIQAIDKISVLENVLNTGEILTNGKFTAKDISSKKLVALKGISVNNLTNTETIATNEKLDIARNFENKGKVSTNKSLNIGGRLENIGDIQALDNISVKENTLNKGNILTNGYFISKDLKNEKVLSAKSSIDVNKLENSGKIVTGKELEVKDNLINTSKIEAIGNIKVTKNVLNTGDILTNGSFLAKDTKTTKSLVAKEGITVDNLDNDGIITTSGNLNITGDFKNKAQVLTNKELNVKGKLENLGNIQATDKISVLENVLNSGEILTNSSFTSKNIKTTNKLVAKEDISIGKLENSGAVITNKKLSIDGELENIGDIQALDNISIKENALNKGNILTNGFFTSKDLKNEKVLSAKSSIDVNKLENSGKILTGKELEVKDNLINTSKIEAIGNIKVTKNVLNTGDILTNGSFSAKDTKTTKSLVVKEGITVNNLESKGIVATNKELNINGKLANDGNIKSFGKVFVLKGVLNTGEIVTNGSFTSKDVKTTNKLVSKEDISIGKLENSGNVIANRKLNIAGTLLNSGDIQTLDNISIKENALNKGNILTNGYFISKDLKNEKVLSAKDNITVNKLENSGKIVTGKELEVKDNLINTSKIEAIGNIKVTENVLNTGDILTNGHFSAKDTKTTKSLVAKEGISVNNLDSKGIVTTNKELNINGRLENFGKIQAINKIVVLKDVLNTGEILTNSSFTSKDVKTTNKLVAKEDIRIEKLENSGTVIANKKLNVAGTLLNSGDIQTLDNILVKGNTLNKGNILTNGYFISKDLKNEKVLSVKDNVTVNKLDNSGNIVTGKNLNINNNLNNSGEIETLGNIKVVENVLNTGDILTNGSFTAKDIKNFKNLSVNKDINVGNLNNLKNATFAIK